The sequence AGGCGTGAAACGTTGAATTTGCGAATGTACGCGTGGCGACGTCCCGAGACGGCGCAACGATTCACCACCCGTACTGGGCAGGCGTCCTTGGGCAATTTTGCCAGTCCGGCATAATCGCCTTTAGCCTTGAGTTCCGCACGAACAGCGGCGTACTTTTTAACGGTCCGCGCTTTGCGGTTATTCCGTTCAATCCAGGATGTCTTGGCCATATCGTTTATCTTCCTTCTGCAAAGGGCATGCCCATGAGTTTCAACAAGTCCAGCGCTTCCGCGTTGGTAGGCGCGCTGGTGACAATTGTGATGTCCATGCCTTGCGTGCGTTTGATTTTATCGAGTTCAATCTCCGGAAAAATCGTCTGCTCCGCGACGCCGAGCGAATAGTTTCCACTGCCGTCAAAGGACCGGCTGGAAATCCCGCGAAAATCGCGAATGCGCGGCAACGCCGCCGCCACAAGCCGGTCGAGAAACTCATACATCACCTCGCGACGCAGCGTGACATAACAACCCACGGCCTGTCCCTCGCGCAGTTTAAAGTTGGCGATGCTCTTGCGAGACTTGGTGATCACCGGTTTGCGTCCAGTGATCATGGTCAGGTCTTTGGCGGCATCATCCACCGCGCTCTTTTCCAGCGAGGCGGAGACCCCCATGTTAATGACGATCTTTTGTATCCGCGGCACTTCGTGGATGTTTTTGTAACCCCGCTTGGCCTTAAGGGCCGGGATCACTTCGTTAACGTATTTTTCCTGTAATCTTGGTTTCATTGCGCGTTCAAGCAGTTATGGTGGTCGCGTTGCTTCGGTTGTTTGGCCCTCAGGCCTTCGCCGCCGGTTGGACGGCGCCGCGTTTGGCAGCACGCGCGTCATAGCGATCGGCGCGCATCACATTGGACATATGCACCGGCGCCTCGCGTTCCATGATGGTGCCTTGCTGCTGTGCGCCGGCCCGCCCCTTTTTCAGGTGGCGCTTGACCATGCGCACCCCTTCGATCAGGACGGTTTGTTTCAGCGTCTGTACTTCAATGATGCGACCGCGCTTGCCTTTGTCGGCACCCGCAATCACCACCACTTCATCTGCTTTTTTAACGTGAGCTGTCATATCAAACGACCTCCGGGGCCAGGGAAATGATTTTAGTAAATTTCATATCGCGCAATTCGCGGGCAACCGGGCCAAAAATACGGGTTCCGCGCGGATTGCCCTCTTTGTCGAGGATCACAATGGCGTTGCTGTCAAAGCGCAGGTAAGAACCGTCGTTCCGAGCAATGGCCTGGCGGGTGCGCACAACCACGGCATCCACGACCTCACCCTTCTTGACCGTACCATCGGGAGCCGCTTCTTTGATGTGCGCCTTAATGATGTCGCCGACATGGGCATAGCGCTGGTTGCGGTGCAGTACACCAATGGCCGCCGCGCGCTTGGCGCCGGTATTGTCGGCCACGTCCAATATGGAGCGAATTTGTAACATATCCTAGATTCCTTATGCCGCCGAACCGGCGGCTTCGGTATTGCGTTCCACCACTTCCACCAGTCGCCATCGTTTCAACTTGGACTGCGGTCGGGTTTCTTGAATGCGCACGACATCGCCTGGCTTGGCTTCACCCTTTTCGTCGTGCGCGTAAAGTTTCTTGTAACTGGTGACCACTTTTTTAAACTTCGGATGCGGGAAACGGCGTTCAACGCGCACCACAATGGTTTTGGCCATTTTGGAGGCAATGACACTGCCAACACGCTCTTTGCGGTTACCACGGTCAATCTGGTTATTGGCGTCAGACATAATATTTTATCAGGCCGCTTTTTTCTTCGTCAGTGTGGAAATTTGCGTCTCGACCCGCGCAACGTCCCGGCGCAGCGTACGCAACTTGGACGGTTTTTCGAGCTGGCTGCCGGCTTGCTGCAGGCGCAGGTTAAACAGTTCCTGGCGCAGCTCGCGGCCTTTGGCCTGCAGCTCCACCAGCGTCAAATCTTTTAATTCAGACATCTTCATAGGCATCAACCTTCTAGGCGTGACGGTGACGGGAGATAAACTTGGTGTGAATCGGCAGTTTGGTGGCCGCCAAGCGAAGCGCTTCACGCGCAATCTTTTCCGGCACCCCGTCCAATTCAAACAGTATGTTCGCTGGCCGGATGACCGCCACCCAAGATTCCAGCGGTCCCTTGCCGTGACCCATGCGGGTTTCCAACGGCTTTTTAGTGTATGACTTCTGCGGAAACACGCGGATCCACAACTTGCCGCGGCGTTTCATAT comes from Verrucomicrobiota bacterium and encodes:
- the rpsQ gene encoding 30S ribosomal protein S17 — encoded protein: MSDANNQIDRGNRKERVGSVIASKMAKTIVVRVERRFPHPKFKKVVTSYKKLYAHDEKGEAKPGDVVRIQETRPQSKLKRWRLVEVVERNTEAAGSAA
- the rplX gene encoding 50S ribosomal protein L24 — protein: MTAHVKKADEVVVIAGADKGKRGRIIEVQTLKQTVLIEGVRMVKRHLKKGRAGAQQQGTIMEREAPVHMSNVMRADRYDARAAKRGAVQPAAKA
- the rpsN gene encoding 30S ribosomal protein S14; translated protein: MAKTSWIERNNRKARTVKKYAAVRAELKAKGDYAGLAKLPKDACPVRVVNRCAVSGRRHAYIRKFNVSRLTFRELALNGLIPGVTKASW
- the rpmC gene encoding 50S ribosomal protein L29: MKMSELKDLTLVELQAKGRELRQELFNLRLQQAGSQLEKPSKLRTLRRDVARVETQISTLTKKKAA
- the rplP gene encoding 50S ribosomal protein L16, translated to MSMIPARVKFRKMHRGSRTGIASRGHTVAFGEFGLQALERCWLDTKQLEAARVAISRYMKRRGKLWIRVFPQKSYTKKPLETRMGHGKGPLESWVAVIRPANILFELDGVPEKIAREALRLAATKLPIHTKFISRHRHA
- the rplE gene encoding 50S ribosomal protein L5; translation: MKPRLQEKYVNEVIPALKAKRGYKNIHEVPRIQKIVINMGVSASLEKSAVDDAAKDLTMITGRKPVITKSRKSIANFKLREGQAVGCYVTLRREVMYEFLDRLVAAALPRIRDFRGISSRSFDGSGNYSLGVAEQTIFPEIELDKIKRTQGMDITIVTSAPTNAEALDLLKLMGMPFAEGR
- the rplN gene encoding 50S ribosomal protein L14, yielding MLQIRSILDVADNTGAKRAAAIGVLHRNQRYAHVGDIIKAHIKEAAPDGTVKKGEVVDAVVVRTRQAIARNDGSYLRFDSNAIVILDKEGNPRGTRIFGPVARELRDMKFTKIISLAPEVV